The following are from one region of the Cinclus cinclus chromosome 7, bCinCin1.1, whole genome shotgun sequence genome:
- the PLEKHA1 gene encoding pleckstrin homology domain-containing family A member 1 isoform X3 — MPYVDRQNRICGFLDIEENENSGKFLRRYFILDTREDSLVWYMDNPQNLPSGSPPVGVIKLTYISKVSDATKLRPKAEFCFVMNAGMRKYFLQANDQQDLVEWVPKQSDPLCQMDNANRQAESPGGKKQVSYRTEIVGGVPIITPTQKEEVSEGSEGADRNYLKRSQSHLPYFAAKHPPDNAIIKAGYCVKQGAVMKNWKRRYFQLDENTIGYFKSELEKEPLRVIPLKEVHKVQECKQSDIMMRDNLFEIVTTSRTFYVQADSPEDMHSWIKAISGAIVAQRGPGRSAASEHPESSSDPGHAVRAAGAVAGSSHSTAPHGSPLVPAPHPKPPALEKRGFHESFTKAKPRSYKIQAVAPRESTSKVTERGPWEPRSKNGTQEQDPGLVDLDDASLPVSDV, encoded by the exons ATGCCTTATGTAGATCGCCAGAATCGCATCTGTGGTTTCCTAGACATTGAGGAAAATGAGAACAGTGGGAAATTCCTGCGGAGGTACTTCATCCTGGACACGCGGGAGGACAGCCTGGTGTGGTACATGGATAACCCACAG AATCTTCCCTCTGGATCTCCACCTGTTGGGGTCATTAAACTTACCTATATTTCAAAG GTTAGCGATGCAACTAAGCTGAGGCCAAAGGCAGAGTTCTGTTTTG TTATGAATGCAGGGATGAGAAAATACTTTCTACAAGCCAATGATCAGCAGGACCTAGTTGAATGG GTACCAAAGCAGTCTGATCCTCTCTGCCAAATGGATAATGCAAATCGTCAAGCTGAAAGCCCAGGTGGAAAGAAGCAAGTCTCTTACAGGACAGAAATTGTTGGTGGTGTTCCCATCATTACACCCACCCAG AAAGAAGAAGTCAGTGAGGGCAGTGAAGGGGCTGACAGGAATTATTTGAAGCGGTCACAAAGTCACCTTCCTTATTTTGCTGCTAAGCACCCCCCAGATAATGCCATTATCAAAGCTGGTTACTGTGTCAAACAAGGAGCAGTG ATGAAGAACTGGAAGAGAAGATACTTTCAACTAGATGAAAACACAATAGGATATTTCAAGTCTGAACTG gaGAAGGAACCTCTCAGGGTTATACCACTTAAGGAGGTCCATAAAGTTCAGGAGTGCAAACAGAG TGATATAATGATGAGAGACAATCTCTTTGAAATTGTAACAACTTCTCGAACCTTTTATGTGCAg GCAGACAGCCCCGAGGACATGCACAGCTGGATCAAGGCCATTTCTGGGGCCATCGTAGCACAGCGGGGACCCGGGAGATCGGCGGCTTCC GAGCATCCCGAGTCTTCTTCCGACCCCGGCCATGCTGTCCGTGCTGCCGGCGCAGTCGCAGGCAGCTCACATTCCACAGCCCCTCACGGCAGCCCTCTGgtcccagcccctcaccccaaaccccctgccTTGGAGAAGCGAGGATTTCACGAGTCTTTTACCAAGGCCAAGCCAAGGAGCTACAAGATCCAGGCTGTCGCTCCAAGAGAATCAACTTCCAAAGTGACTGAACGGGGCCCCTGGGAACCCCGGAGCAAAAATGGCACTCAGGAACAGGATCCTGGCCTTGTGGATCTGGATGATGCAAGCCTTCCAGTCAGTGATGTGTAG
- the PLEKHA1 gene encoding pleckstrin homology domain-containing family A member 1 isoform X10: protein MPYVDRQNRICGFLDIEENENSGKFLRRYFILDTREDSLVWYMDNPQNLPSGSPPVGVIKLTYISKVPKQSDPLCQMDNANRQAESPGGKKQVSYRTEIVGGVPIITPTQKEEVSEGSEGADRNYLKRSQSHLPYFAAKHPPDNAIIKAGYCVKQGAVMKNWKRRYFQLDENTIGYFKSELEKEPLRVIPLKEVHKVQECKQSDIMMRDNLFEIVTTSRTFYVQADSPEDMHSWIKAISGAIVAQRGPGRSAASEHPESSSDPGHAVRAAGAVAGSSHSTAPHGSPLVPAPHPKPPALEKRGFHESFTKAKPRSYKIQAVAPRESTSKVTERGPWEPRSKNGTQEQDPGLVDLDDASLPVSDV, encoded by the exons ATGCCTTATGTAGATCGCCAGAATCGCATCTGTGGTTTCCTAGACATTGAGGAAAATGAGAACAGTGGGAAATTCCTGCGGAGGTACTTCATCCTGGACACGCGGGAGGACAGCCTGGTGTGGTACATGGATAACCCACAG AATCTTCCCTCTGGATCTCCACCTGTTGGGGTCATTAAACTTACCTATATTTCAAAG GTACCAAAGCAGTCTGATCCTCTCTGCCAAATGGATAATGCAAATCGTCAAGCTGAAAGCCCAGGTGGAAAGAAGCAAGTCTCTTACAGGACAGAAATTGTTGGTGGTGTTCCCATCATTACACCCACCCAG AAAGAAGAAGTCAGTGAGGGCAGTGAAGGGGCTGACAGGAATTATTTGAAGCGGTCACAAAGTCACCTTCCTTATTTTGCTGCTAAGCACCCCCCAGATAATGCCATTATCAAAGCTGGTTACTGTGTCAAACAAGGAGCAGTG ATGAAGAACTGGAAGAGAAGATACTTTCAACTAGATGAAAACACAATAGGATATTTCAAGTCTGAACTG gaGAAGGAACCTCTCAGGGTTATACCACTTAAGGAGGTCCATAAAGTTCAGGAGTGCAAACAGAG TGATATAATGATGAGAGACAATCTCTTTGAAATTGTAACAACTTCTCGAACCTTTTATGTGCAg GCAGACAGCCCCGAGGACATGCACAGCTGGATCAAGGCCATTTCTGGGGCCATCGTAGCACAGCGGGGACCCGGGAGATCGGCGGCTTCC GAGCATCCCGAGTCTTCTTCCGACCCCGGCCATGCTGTCCGTGCTGCCGGCGCAGTCGCAGGCAGCTCACATTCCACAGCCCCTCACGGCAGCCCTCTGgtcccagcccctcaccccaaaccccctgccTTGGAGAAGCGAGGATTTCACGAGTCTTTTACCAAGGCCAAGCCAAGGAGCTACAAGATCCAGGCTGTCGCTCCAAGAGAATCAACTTCCAAAGTGACTGAACGGGGCCCCTGGGAACCCCGGAGCAAAAATGGCACTCAGGAACAGGATCCTGGCCTTGTGGATCTGGATGATGCAAGCCTTCCAGTCAGTGATGTGTAG
- the PLEKHA1 gene encoding pleckstrin homology domain-containing family A member 1 isoform X2, with protein sequence MPYVDRQNRICGFLDIEENENSGKFLRRYFILDTREDSLVWYMDNPQNLPSGSPPVGVIKLTYISKVSDATKLRPKAEFCFVMNAGMRKYFLQANDQQDLVEWVNVLNKATKITVPKQSDPLCQMDNANRQAESPGGKKQVSYRTEIVGGVPIITPTQKEEVSEGSEGADRNYLKRSQSHLPYFAAKHPPDNAIIKAGYCVKQGAVMKNWKRRYFQLDENTIGYFKSELEKEPLRVIPLKEVHKVQECKQSDIMMRDNLFEIVTTSRTFYVQADSPEDMHSWIKAISGAIVAQRGPGRSAASEHPESSSDPGHAVRAAGAVAGSSHSTAPHGSPLVPAPHPKPPALEKRGFHESFTKAKPRSYKIQAVAPRESTSKVTERGPWEPRSKNGTQEQDPGLVDLDDASLPVSDV encoded by the exons ATGCCTTATGTAGATCGCCAGAATCGCATCTGTGGTTTCCTAGACATTGAGGAAAATGAGAACAGTGGGAAATTCCTGCGGAGGTACTTCATCCTGGACACGCGGGAGGACAGCCTGGTGTGGTACATGGATAACCCACAG AATCTTCCCTCTGGATCTCCACCTGTTGGGGTCATTAAACTTACCTATATTTCAAAG GTTAGCGATGCAACTAAGCTGAGGCCAAAGGCAGAGTTCTGTTTTG TTATGAATGCAGGGATGAGAAAATACTTTCTACAAGCCAATGATCAGCAGGACCTAGTTGAATGGGTAAATGTTCTGAACAAAGCTACCAAAATCACA GTACCAAAGCAGTCTGATCCTCTCTGCCAAATGGATAATGCAAATCGTCAAGCTGAAAGCCCAGGTGGAAAGAAGCAAGTCTCTTACAGGACAGAAATTGTTGGTGGTGTTCCCATCATTACACCCACCCAG AAAGAAGAAGTCAGTGAGGGCAGTGAAGGGGCTGACAGGAATTATTTGAAGCGGTCACAAAGTCACCTTCCTTATTTTGCTGCTAAGCACCCCCCAGATAATGCCATTATCAAAGCTGGTTACTGTGTCAAACAAGGAGCAGTG ATGAAGAACTGGAAGAGAAGATACTTTCAACTAGATGAAAACACAATAGGATATTTCAAGTCTGAACTG gaGAAGGAACCTCTCAGGGTTATACCACTTAAGGAGGTCCATAAAGTTCAGGAGTGCAAACAGAG TGATATAATGATGAGAGACAATCTCTTTGAAATTGTAACAACTTCTCGAACCTTTTATGTGCAg GCAGACAGCCCCGAGGACATGCACAGCTGGATCAAGGCCATTTCTGGGGCCATCGTAGCACAGCGGGGACCCGGGAGATCGGCGGCTTCC GAGCATCCCGAGTCTTCTTCCGACCCCGGCCATGCTGTCCGTGCTGCCGGCGCAGTCGCAGGCAGCTCACATTCCACAGCCCCTCACGGCAGCCCTCTGgtcccagcccctcaccccaaaccccctgccTTGGAGAAGCGAGGATTTCACGAGTCTTTTACCAAGGCCAAGCCAAGGAGCTACAAGATCCAGGCTGTCGCTCCAAGAGAATCAACTTCCAAAGTGACTGAACGGGGCCCCTGGGAACCCCGGAGCAAAAATGGCACTCAGGAACAGGATCCTGGCCTTGTGGATCTGGATGATGCAAGCCTTCCAGTCAGTGATGTGTAG
- the PLEKHA1 gene encoding pleckstrin homology domain-containing family A member 1 isoform X1, which produces MPYVDRQNRICGFLDIEENENSGKFLRRYFILDTREDSLVWYMDNPQNLPSGSPPVGVIKLTYISKVSDATKLRPKAEFCFVMNAGMRKYFLQANDQQDLVEWVNVLNKATKITVPKQSDPLCQMDNANRQAESPGGKKQVSYRTEIVGGVPIITPTQKEEVSEGSEGADRNYLKRSQSHLPYFAAKHPPDNAIIKAGYCVKQGAVMKNWKRRYFQLDENTIGYFKSELEKEPLRVIPLKEVHKVQECKQSDIMMRDNLFEIVTTSRTFYVQADSPEDMHSWIKAISGAIVAQRGPGRSAASVTLILALHCVPDAAGQKAVESLYTEEHPESSSDPGHAVRAAGAVAGSSHSTAPHGSPLVPAPHPKPPALEKRGFHESFTKAKPRSYKIQAVAPRESTSKVTERGPWEPRSKNGTQEQDPGLVDLDDASLPVSDV; this is translated from the exons ATGCCTTATGTAGATCGCCAGAATCGCATCTGTGGTTTCCTAGACATTGAGGAAAATGAGAACAGTGGGAAATTCCTGCGGAGGTACTTCATCCTGGACACGCGGGAGGACAGCCTGGTGTGGTACATGGATAACCCACAG AATCTTCCCTCTGGATCTCCACCTGTTGGGGTCATTAAACTTACCTATATTTCAAAG GTTAGCGATGCAACTAAGCTGAGGCCAAAGGCAGAGTTCTGTTTTG TTATGAATGCAGGGATGAGAAAATACTTTCTACAAGCCAATGATCAGCAGGACCTAGTTGAATGGGTAAATGTTCTGAACAAAGCTACCAAAATCACA GTACCAAAGCAGTCTGATCCTCTCTGCCAAATGGATAATGCAAATCGTCAAGCTGAAAGCCCAGGTGGAAAGAAGCAAGTCTCTTACAGGACAGAAATTGTTGGTGGTGTTCCCATCATTACACCCACCCAG AAAGAAGAAGTCAGTGAGGGCAGTGAAGGGGCTGACAGGAATTATTTGAAGCGGTCACAAAGTCACCTTCCTTATTTTGCTGCTAAGCACCCCCCAGATAATGCCATTATCAAAGCTGGTTACTGTGTCAAACAAGGAGCAGTG ATGAAGAACTGGAAGAGAAGATACTTTCAACTAGATGAAAACACAATAGGATATTTCAAGTCTGAACTG gaGAAGGAACCTCTCAGGGTTATACCACTTAAGGAGGTCCATAAAGTTCAGGAGTGCAAACAGAG TGATATAATGATGAGAGACAATCTCTTTGAAATTGTAACAACTTCTCGAACCTTTTATGTGCAg GCAGACAGCCCCGAGGACATGCACAGCTGGATCAAGGCCATTTCTGGGGCCATCGTAGCACAGCGGGGACCCGGGAGATCGGCGGCTTCC GTGACTCTAATCTTAGCTTTGCACTGTGTTCCAGATGCGGCAGGCCAGAAGGCTGTCGAATCCTTGTATACAGAG GAGCATCCCGAGTCTTCTTCCGACCCCGGCCATGCTGTCCGTGCTGCCGGCGCAGTCGCAGGCAGCTCACATTCCACAGCCCCTCACGGCAGCCCTCTGgtcccagcccctcaccccaaaccccctgccTTGGAGAAGCGAGGATTTCACGAGTCTTTTACCAAGGCCAAGCCAAGGAGCTACAAGATCCAGGCTGTCGCTCCAAGAGAATCAACTTCCAAAGTGACTGAACGGGGCCCCTGGGAACCCCGGAGCAAAAATGGCACTCAGGAACAGGATCCTGGCCTTGTGGATCTGGATGATGCAAGCCTTCCAGTCAGTGATGTGTAG
- the PLEKHA1 gene encoding pleckstrin homology domain-containing family A member 1 isoform X6 — MRTVGNSCGGTSSWTRGRTAWCGTWITHRIFPLDLHLLGSLNLPIFQSDATKLRPKAEFCFVMNAGMRKYFLQANDQQDLVEWVNVLNKATKITVPKQSDPLCQMDNANRQAESPGGKKQVSYRTEIVGGVPIITPTQKEEVSEGSEGADRNYLKRSQSHLPYFAAKHPPDNAIIKAGYCVKQGAVMKNWKRRYFQLDENTIGYFKSELEKEPLRVIPLKEVHKVQECKQSDIMMRDNLFEIVTTSRTFYVQADSPEDMHSWIKAISGAIVAQRGPGRSAASEHPESSSDPGHAVRAAGAVAGSSHSTAPHGSPLVPAPHPKPPALEKRGFHESFTKAKPRSYKIQAVAPRESTSKVTERGPWEPRSKNGTQEQDPGLVDLDDASLPVSDV; from the exons ATGAGAACAGTGGGAAATTCCTGCGGAGGTACTTCATCCTGGACACGCGGGAGGACAGCCTGGTGTGGTACATGGATAACCCACAG AATCTTCCCTCTGGATCTCCACCTGTTGGGGTCATTAAACTTACCTATATTTCAAAG CGATGCAACTAAGCTGAGGCCAAAGGCAGAGTTCTGTTTTG TTATGAATGCAGGGATGAGAAAATACTTTCTACAAGCCAATGATCAGCAGGACCTAGTTGAATGGGTAAATGTTCTGAACAAAGCTACCAAAATCACA GTACCAAAGCAGTCTGATCCTCTCTGCCAAATGGATAATGCAAATCGTCAAGCTGAAAGCCCAGGTGGAAAGAAGCAAGTCTCTTACAGGACAGAAATTGTTGGTGGTGTTCCCATCATTACACCCACCCAG AAAGAAGAAGTCAGTGAGGGCAGTGAAGGGGCTGACAGGAATTATTTGAAGCGGTCACAAAGTCACCTTCCTTATTTTGCTGCTAAGCACCCCCCAGATAATGCCATTATCAAAGCTGGTTACTGTGTCAAACAAGGAGCAGTG ATGAAGAACTGGAAGAGAAGATACTTTCAACTAGATGAAAACACAATAGGATATTTCAAGTCTGAACTG gaGAAGGAACCTCTCAGGGTTATACCACTTAAGGAGGTCCATAAAGTTCAGGAGTGCAAACAGAG TGATATAATGATGAGAGACAATCTCTTTGAAATTGTAACAACTTCTCGAACCTTTTATGTGCAg GCAGACAGCCCCGAGGACATGCACAGCTGGATCAAGGCCATTTCTGGGGCCATCGTAGCACAGCGGGGACCCGGGAGATCGGCGGCTTCC GAGCATCCCGAGTCTTCTTCCGACCCCGGCCATGCTGTCCGTGCTGCCGGCGCAGTCGCAGGCAGCTCACATTCCACAGCCCCTCACGGCAGCCCTCTGgtcccagcccctcaccccaaaccccctgccTTGGAGAAGCGAGGATTTCACGAGTCTTTTACCAAGGCCAAGCCAAGGAGCTACAAGATCCAGGCTGTCGCTCCAAGAGAATCAACTTCCAAAGTGACTGAACGGGGCCCCTGGGAACCCCGGAGCAAAAATGGCACTCAGGAACAGGATCCTGGCCTTGTGGATCTGGATGATGCAAGCCTTCCAGTCAGTGATGTGTAG
- the PLEKHA1 gene encoding pleckstrin homology domain-containing family A member 1 isoform X12 — translation MPYVDRQNRICGFLDIEENENSGKFLRRYFILDTREDSLVWYMDNPQNLPSGSPPVGVIKLTYISKVPKQSDPLCQMDNANRQAESPGGKKQVSYRTEIVGGVPIITPTQKEEVSEGSEGADRNYLKRSQSHLPYFAAKHPPDNAIIKAGYCVKQGAVMKNWKRRYFQLDENTIGYFKSELEKEPLRVIPLKEVHKVQECKQSDIMMRDNLFEIVTTSRTFYVQADSPEDMHSWIKAISGAIVAQRGPGRSAASMRQARRLSNPCIQRSIPSLLPTPAMLSVLPAQSQAAHIPQPLTAALWSQPLTPNPLPWRSEDFTSLLPRPSQGATRSRLSLQENQLPK, via the exons ATGCCTTATGTAGATCGCCAGAATCGCATCTGTGGTTTCCTAGACATTGAGGAAAATGAGAACAGTGGGAAATTCCTGCGGAGGTACTTCATCCTGGACACGCGGGAGGACAGCCTGGTGTGGTACATGGATAACCCACAG AATCTTCCCTCTGGATCTCCACCTGTTGGGGTCATTAAACTTACCTATATTTCAAAG GTACCAAAGCAGTCTGATCCTCTCTGCCAAATGGATAATGCAAATCGTCAAGCTGAAAGCCCAGGTGGAAAGAAGCAAGTCTCTTACAGGACAGAAATTGTTGGTGGTGTTCCCATCATTACACCCACCCAG AAAGAAGAAGTCAGTGAGGGCAGTGAAGGGGCTGACAGGAATTATTTGAAGCGGTCACAAAGTCACCTTCCTTATTTTGCTGCTAAGCACCCCCCAGATAATGCCATTATCAAAGCTGGTTACTGTGTCAAACAAGGAGCAGTG ATGAAGAACTGGAAGAGAAGATACTTTCAACTAGATGAAAACACAATAGGATATTTCAAGTCTGAACTG gaGAAGGAACCTCTCAGGGTTATACCACTTAAGGAGGTCCATAAAGTTCAGGAGTGCAAACAGAG TGATATAATGATGAGAGACAATCTCTTTGAAATTGTAACAACTTCTCGAACCTTTTATGTGCAg GCAGACAGCCCCGAGGACATGCACAGCTGGATCAAGGCCATTTCTGGGGCCATCGTAGCACAGCGGGGACCCGGGAGATCGGCGGCTTCC ATGCGGCAGGCCAGAAGGCTGTCGAATCCTTGTATACAGAG GAGCATCCCGAGTCTTCTTCCGACCCCGGCCATGCTGTCCGTGCTGCCGGCGCAGTCGCAGGCAGCTCACATTCCACAGCCCCTCACGGCAGCCCTCTGgtcccagcccctcaccccaaaccccctgccTTGGAGAAGCGAGGATTTCACGAGTCTTTTACCAAGGCCAAGCCAAGGAGCTACAAGATCCAGGCTGTCGCTCCAAGAGAATCAACTTCCAAAGTGA
- the PLEKHA1 gene encoding pleckstrin homology domain-containing family A member 1 isoform X11, with protein MPYVDRQNRICGFLDIEENENSGKFLRRYFILDTREDSLVWYMDNPQNLPSGSPPVGVIKLTYISKVPKQSDPLCQMDNANRQAESPGGKKQVSYRTEIVGGVPIITPTQKEEVSEGSEGADRNYLKRSQSHLPYFAAKHPPDNAIIKAGYCVKQGAVMKNWKRRYFQLDENTIGYFKSELEKEPLRVIPLKEVHKVQECKQSDIMMRDNLFEIVTTSRTFYVQADSPEDMHSWIKAISGAIVAQRGPGRSAASMRQARRLSNPCIQRYTSRTGECSTSIPSLLPTPAMLSVLPAQSQAAHIPQPLTAALWSQPLTPNPLPWRSEDFTSLLPRPSQGATRSRLSLQENQLPK; from the exons ATGCCTTATGTAGATCGCCAGAATCGCATCTGTGGTTTCCTAGACATTGAGGAAAATGAGAACAGTGGGAAATTCCTGCGGAGGTACTTCATCCTGGACACGCGGGAGGACAGCCTGGTGTGGTACATGGATAACCCACAG AATCTTCCCTCTGGATCTCCACCTGTTGGGGTCATTAAACTTACCTATATTTCAAAG GTACCAAAGCAGTCTGATCCTCTCTGCCAAATGGATAATGCAAATCGTCAAGCTGAAAGCCCAGGTGGAAAGAAGCAAGTCTCTTACAGGACAGAAATTGTTGGTGGTGTTCCCATCATTACACCCACCCAG AAAGAAGAAGTCAGTGAGGGCAGTGAAGGGGCTGACAGGAATTATTTGAAGCGGTCACAAAGTCACCTTCCTTATTTTGCTGCTAAGCACCCCCCAGATAATGCCATTATCAAAGCTGGTTACTGTGTCAAACAAGGAGCAGTG ATGAAGAACTGGAAGAGAAGATACTTTCAACTAGATGAAAACACAATAGGATATTTCAAGTCTGAACTG gaGAAGGAACCTCTCAGGGTTATACCACTTAAGGAGGTCCATAAAGTTCAGGAGTGCAAACAGAG TGATATAATGATGAGAGACAATCTCTTTGAAATTGTAACAACTTCTCGAACCTTTTATGTGCAg GCAGACAGCCCCGAGGACATGCACAGCTGGATCAAGGCCATTTCTGGGGCCATCGTAGCACAGCGGGGACCCGGGAGATCGGCGGCTTCC ATGCGGCAGGCCAGAAGGCTGTCGAATCCTTGTATACAGAGGTATACATCAAGAACTGGTGAATGCAGCAC GAGCATCCCGAGTCTTCTTCCGACCCCGGCCATGCTGTCCGTGCTGCCGGCGCAGTCGCAGGCAGCTCACATTCCACAGCCCCTCACGGCAGCCCTCTGgtcccagcccctcaccccaaaccccctgccTTGGAGAAGCGAGGATTTCACGAGTCTTTTACCAAGGCCAAGCCAAGGAGCTACAAGATCCAGGCTGTCGCTCCAAGAGAATCAACTTCCAAAGTGA
- the PLEKHA1 gene encoding pleckstrin homology domain-containing family A member 1 isoform X9, producing the protein MPYVDRQNRICGFLDIEENENSGKFLRRYFILDTREDSLVWYMDNPQNLPSGSPPVGVIKLTYISKVSDATKLRPKAEFCFVMNAGMRKYFLQANDQQDLVEWVPKQSDPLCQMDNANRQAESPGGKKQVSYRTEIVGGVPIITPTQKEEVSEGSEGADRNYLKRSQSHLPYFAAKHPPDNAIIKAGYCVKQGAVMKNWKRRYFQLDENTIGYFKSELEKEPLRVIPLKEVHKVQECKQSDIMMRDNLFEIVTTSRTFYVQADSPEDMHSWIKAISGAIVAQRGPGRSAASMRQARRLSNPCIQRSIPSLLPTPAMLSVLPAQSQAAHIPQPLTAALWSQPLTPNPLPWRSEDFTSLLPRPSQGATRSRLSLQENQLPK; encoded by the exons ATGCCTTATGTAGATCGCCAGAATCGCATCTGTGGTTTCCTAGACATTGAGGAAAATGAGAACAGTGGGAAATTCCTGCGGAGGTACTTCATCCTGGACACGCGGGAGGACAGCCTGGTGTGGTACATGGATAACCCACAG AATCTTCCCTCTGGATCTCCACCTGTTGGGGTCATTAAACTTACCTATATTTCAAAG GTTAGCGATGCAACTAAGCTGAGGCCAAAGGCAGAGTTCTGTTTTG TTATGAATGCAGGGATGAGAAAATACTTTCTACAAGCCAATGATCAGCAGGACCTAGTTGAATGG GTACCAAAGCAGTCTGATCCTCTCTGCCAAATGGATAATGCAAATCGTCAAGCTGAAAGCCCAGGTGGAAAGAAGCAAGTCTCTTACAGGACAGAAATTGTTGGTGGTGTTCCCATCATTACACCCACCCAG AAAGAAGAAGTCAGTGAGGGCAGTGAAGGGGCTGACAGGAATTATTTGAAGCGGTCACAAAGTCACCTTCCTTATTTTGCTGCTAAGCACCCCCCAGATAATGCCATTATCAAAGCTGGTTACTGTGTCAAACAAGGAGCAGTG ATGAAGAACTGGAAGAGAAGATACTTTCAACTAGATGAAAACACAATAGGATATTTCAAGTCTGAACTG gaGAAGGAACCTCTCAGGGTTATACCACTTAAGGAGGTCCATAAAGTTCAGGAGTGCAAACAGAG TGATATAATGATGAGAGACAATCTCTTTGAAATTGTAACAACTTCTCGAACCTTTTATGTGCAg GCAGACAGCCCCGAGGACATGCACAGCTGGATCAAGGCCATTTCTGGGGCCATCGTAGCACAGCGGGGACCCGGGAGATCGGCGGCTTCC ATGCGGCAGGCCAGAAGGCTGTCGAATCCTTGTATACAGAG GAGCATCCCGAGTCTTCTTCCGACCCCGGCCATGCTGTCCGTGCTGCCGGCGCAGTCGCAGGCAGCTCACATTCCACAGCCCCTCACGGCAGCCCTCTGgtcccagcccctcaccccaaaccccctgccTTGGAGAAGCGAGGATTTCACGAGTCTTTTACCAAGGCCAAGCCAAGGAGCTACAAGATCCAGGCTGTCGCTCCAAGAGAATCAACTTCCAAAGTGA
- the PLEKHA1 gene encoding pleckstrin homology domain-containing family A member 1 isoform X8 gives MPYVDRQNRICGFLDIEENENSGKFLRRYFILDTREDSLVWYMDNPQNLPSGSPPVGVIKLTYISKVSDATKLRPKAEFCFVMNAGMRKYFLQANDQQDLVEWVNVLNKATKITQSDPLCQMDNANRQAESPGGKKQVSYRTEIVGGVPIITPTQKEEVSEGSEGADRNYLKRSQSHLPYFAAKHPPDNAIIKAGYCVKQGAVMKNWKRRYFQLDENTIGYFKSELEKEPLRVIPLKEVHKVQECKQSDIMMRDNLFEIVTTSRTFYVQADSPEDMHSWIKAISGAIVAQRGPGRSAASMRQARRLSNPCIQRSIPSLLPTPAMLSVLPAQSQAAHIPQPLTAALWSQPLTPNPLPWRSEDFTSLLPRPSQGATRSRLSLQENQLPK, from the exons ATGCCTTATGTAGATCGCCAGAATCGCATCTGTGGTTTCCTAGACATTGAGGAAAATGAGAACAGTGGGAAATTCCTGCGGAGGTACTTCATCCTGGACACGCGGGAGGACAGCCTGGTGTGGTACATGGATAACCCACAG AATCTTCCCTCTGGATCTCCACCTGTTGGGGTCATTAAACTTACCTATATTTCAAAG GTTAGCGATGCAACTAAGCTGAGGCCAAAGGCAGAGTTCTGTTTTG TTATGAATGCAGGGATGAGAAAATACTTTCTACAAGCCAATGATCAGCAGGACCTAGTTGAATGGGTAAATGTTCTGAACAAAGCTACCAAAATCACA CAGTCTGATCCTCTCTGCCAAATGGATAATGCAAATCGTCAAGCTGAAAGCCCAGGTGGAAAGAAGCAAGTCTCTTACAGGACAGAAATTGTTGGTGGTGTTCCCATCATTACACCCACCCAG AAAGAAGAAGTCAGTGAGGGCAGTGAAGGGGCTGACAGGAATTATTTGAAGCGGTCACAAAGTCACCTTCCTTATTTTGCTGCTAAGCACCCCCCAGATAATGCCATTATCAAAGCTGGTTACTGTGTCAAACAAGGAGCAGTG ATGAAGAACTGGAAGAGAAGATACTTTCAACTAGATGAAAACACAATAGGATATTTCAAGTCTGAACTG gaGAAGGAACCTCTCAGGGTTATACCACTTAAGGAGGTCCATAAAGTTCAGGAGTGCAAACAGAG TGATATAATGATGAGAGACAATCTCTTTGAAATTGTAACAACTTCTCGAACCTTTTATGTGCAg GCAGACAGCCCCGAGGACATGCACAGCTGGATCAAGGCCATTTCTGGGGCCATCGTAGCACAGCGGGGACCCGGGAGATCGGCGGCTTCC ATGCGGCAGGCCAGAAGGCTGTCGAATCCTTGTATACAGAG GAGCATCCCGAGTCTTCTTCCGACCCCGGCCATGCTGTCCGTGCTGCCGGCGCAGTCGCAGGCAGCTCACATTCCACAGCCCCTCACGGCAGCCCTCTGgtcccagcccctcaccccaaaccccctgccTTGGAGAAGCGAGGATTTCACGAGTCTTTTACCAAGGCCAAGCCAAGGAGCTACAAGATCCAGGCTGTCGCTCCAAGAGAATCAACTTCCAAAGTGA